Proteins from a single region of Cystobacter fuscus DSM 2262:
- a CDS encoding sugar ABC transporter substrate-binding protein: MKSRSSLSLLLLLLLASWSASARAAEVVVWHGYRAAERTALEKVVAAYNAAQGESGTRVKLLAIPSDAFTDKISATLSRGVGPDVFVFPQDRLGGWVEGGALLEPLDFFLEPAVRERYVPGTLEAMTYRGSVYALPLNFKAITLIYNKKLLPTPPRTTGEMLAACKALRAKTPDKSSFCLAYPYTDFYYHAALMHAFGGRVFDPGPQVRLDAPENVKSLEQLLRWTSQEGLLPAEPSTALVTSLFNEGKAALVFSGPWFVGEIAQGIDYGLAPLPTVDEAGGKPLKPWMTVEGVGISSHSANKDAAYDFVRYLTGPEGARLMATQGRQNPAFASVYEDKAIGADPVLAAIREQAKTALPMPNLPEMTMVWSPAASAMNAVLHKLATPKAALDEAQRTVQKSVTALRRGAKAPAEAPAPAKAPAPARK, from the coding sequence ATGAAGAGCCGTTCGTCGCTGTCCCTCCTGCTTCTGCTGCTGCTCGCCTCGTGGAGCGCGAGCGCCCGTGCCGCCGAGGTCGTGGTGTGGCACGGCTACCGCGCCGCCGAGCGCACCGCCCTGGAGAAGGTCGTCGCCGCGTACAACGCCGCCCAGGGCGAGTCCGGCACGCGGGTGAAGCTGCTCGCCATCCCCTCGGATGCCTTCACGGACAAGATCTCCGCCACCCTGTCGCGCGGCGTGGGCCCGGACGTCTTCGTCTTCCCGCAGGACCGGCTCGGCGGCTGGGTGGAGGGCGGCGCGCTGCTCGAGCCGCTCGACTTCTTCCTGGAGCCCGCCGTGCGCGAGCGCTACGTGCCGGGCACCCTCGAGGCGATGACCTACCGGGGCTCCGTCTACGCCCTGCCCCTGAACTTCAAGGCCATCACCCTCATCTACAACAAGAAGCTCCTGCCCACCCCGCCGCGCACCACGGGCGAGATGCTCGCCGCGTGCAAGGCATTGCGCGCGAAGACGCCGGACAAGTCGAGCTTCTGCCTCGCCTACCCGTACACGGACTTCTACTACCACGCGGCCCTGATGCATGCCTTTGGTGGGCGCGTGTTCGATCCGGGCCCCCAGGTGCGGCTAGACGCGCCGGAGAACGTCAAGTCCCTGGAGCAACTCCTGCGCTGGACGTCCCAGGAAGGCCTGTTGCCGGCCGAACCCTCCACGGCGCTCGTCACGAGCCTGTTCAACGAGGGCAAGGCGGCGCTCGTCTTCTCCGGCCCCTGGTTCGTCGGGGAGATCGCCCAGGGCATCGACTACGGGCTGGCGCCGCTGCCCACCGTGGACGAGGCGGGTGGCAAGCCGCTCAAGCCGTGGATGACGGTGGAGGGCGTGGGCATCTCCTCGCACTCGGCGAACAAGGACGCCGCCTATGACTTCGTGCGCTACCTCACCGGCCCCGAGGGCGCGCGCCTCATGGCCACCCAGGGCCGGCAGAACCCCGCCTTCGCGTCCGTCTACGAGGACAAGGCCATTGGCGCGGACCCCGTGCTCGCCGCCATCCGCGAGCAGGCCAAGACGGCCCTGCCCATGCCCAACCTGCCGGAGATGACCATGGTCTGGTCCCCGGCGGCCTCGGCCATGAACGCCGTGCTCCACAAGCTCGCCACGCCCAAGGCC
- a CDS encoding sensor histidine kinase, which produces MAGERIAERVSVHLRRLSRVHGAVVMAVGLVVLTAWVFDLPSLKGLRPGLPTMKANTALCFILSGAALLIAGLTRPPPALRRASVASAVLVVLISSLTLVQYVLDVNLGLDELLVVDPARHVELGYPGRMAPNTTLCFLLLGVALLCLEVETRVVGWPSQYLAALVGVIALVGLAGYLYGQQEFTGVARYTQMAVHTTVCFLLLALGVFEARSTRGFMRVVSGPGLGGALARWLLPPAFVLPILIGGVVLWAYHSAAFPLPFALALIASGNVMIFTVLVWAAGFALDRAESQRLRIEEERISLQAREQAARDEAAAQQRERTRAENAERDAQRAVREREDILAVVSHDLKNPLSSIGMSTRLLRRLLPEGELGERMRKHTHTIERSVERMDRLIRDLLDMASLQADQVKLNLASHDVEELVREGLLLLEPLAVEACIELRTRLPAERCQVRCDRDRFFQVLSNLVGNALKFTPEQGTVTVEVVPEASAVRFLVHDTGPGIPAEALPHLFERFWRVEGTGKKGTGLGLAISRGLVEAQGGTLDVRSEEGRGSTFCFTLPRVSVPAPPG; this is translated from the coding sequence ATGGCGGGCGAGAGAATCGCTGAACGTGTCTCCGTACACCTGCGGCGGTTGTCTCGCGTTCATGGCGCGGTGGTGATGGCGGTGGGGCTCGTGGTCCTCACCGCGTGGGTGTTCGACCTGCCCTCGCTCAAGGGGCTGCGGCCGGGCCTGCCCACCATGAAGGCCAACACGGCCCTGTGCTTCATCCTCTCGGGAGCGGCCCTGCTGATCGCCGGCCTCACGCGCCCGCCGCCCGCGCTGCGGCGCGCCTCGGTGGCGAGCGCGGTGCTCGTGGTCCTCATCAGCTCCCTGACGCTCGTGCAGTACGTCCTGGACGTGAACCTGGGCCTGGACGAGCTGCTCGTGGTGGACCCCGCGCGCCACGTGGAGCTCGGCTACCCGGGACGCATGGCCCCCAACACCACCCTGTGCTTCCTGCTGCTCGGGGTGGCGCTCCTGTGTCTCGAGGTGGAGACGCGGGTGGTGGGCTGGCCCTCACAGTACCTCGCCGCGCTCGTGGGCGTCATCGCCCTGGTGGGCCTGGCGGGCTACCTCTATGGGCAACAAGAGTTCACCGGCGTCGCGCGCTACACGCAGATGGCGGTGCACACCACGGTGTGCTTCCTGCTGCTGGCGCTCGGCGTTTTCGAGGCCCGCTCCACCCGGGGGTTCATGCGGGTCGTCTCCGGCCCGGGTCTGGGGGGAGCGCTCGCGCGCTGGCTGCTGCCGCCGGCGTTCGTGCTGCCCATCCTCATCGGGGGCGTGGTGCTCTGGGCCTACCACTCCGCGGCCTTCCCCCTCCCCTTCGCCCTGGCACTCATCGCCTCGGGCAACGTGATGATCTTCACCGTGCTGGTGTGGGCGGCCGGGTTCGCGCTGGACCGGGCCGAATCCCAGCGCCTGCGCATCGAGGAGGAACGCATCAGCCTCCAGGCCCGGGAGCAGGCCGCGCGCGACGAGGCCGCCGCCCAGCAGCGCGAGCGCACCCGGGCGGAGAACGCCGAGCGCGACGCCCAGCGCGCCGTGCGTGAGCGCGAGGACATCCTCGCCGTGGTGAGTCATGACTTGAAGAATCCGCTGAGCAGCATCGGCATGAGCACCCGGCTGCTGCGCCGGCTGCTTCCCGAGGGCGAGCTCGGCGAGCGGATGCGCAAGCACACCCACACCATCGAGCGCTCGGTGGAGCGGATGGATCGGCTCATCCGGGATCTGCTCGACATGGCCAGCCTCCAGGCGGACCAGGTGAAGCTGAACCTGGCGTCCCACGACGTGGAGGAGCTGGTGCGCGAGGGCCTGCTGCTGCTCGAGCCGCTGGCCGTGGAGGCCTGCATCGAGCTGCGCACGCGGCTGCCCGCGGAGCGCTGCCAGGTGCGCTGCGATCGGGATCGCTTCTTCCAGGTGTTGAGCAACCTGGTGGGCAACGCGCTCAAGTTCACCCCCGAGCAGGGCACGGTGACGGTGGAGGTGGTGCCCGAGGCGTCCGCCGTGCGCTTCCTGGTGCATGACACCGGCCCGGGCATTCCCGCCGAGGCGCTGCCCCACCTCTTCGAGCGCTTCTGGCGCGTGGAGGGCACGGGCAAGAAGGGCACGGGGCTGGGCCTCGCCATCAGCCGGGGGCTCGTGGAGGCCCAGGGGGGCACCCTGGACGTGCGCAGCGAGGAGGGCCGGGGCAGCACCTTCTGCTTCACCCTGCCCCGGGTGTCCGTGCCCGCCCCCCCGGGGTGA
- a CDS encoding serine/threonine protein kinase codes for MQVRYQLLGPLFPGEGANRPHLALSLEEGKPPRPVVLIWAPPEVAQDAAALARLRKETERAVVFEHPNILRVHALVSIDGRVARVTEYADGEPLRHVLEGCPRLPPLFAALIAMEAATGVHYAHVAGNDDGTPYVHGDLRPETLMISAQGQVKVTGYGALGVAPREKDGRRVRNRRLYSAPEQLLGGREASSIPTDVFLLGLLLHECLSGRKPFQDSIDRDKAILSRPLPPLPEDVPLAYNEIIRRATAKRSKERYPTALAFREALEALVGEPPSPTALAEFLIRQIPHDNETRRFRKALIERGLAELAQNTPPALPAPVAAGHAAPPPGAPVHAAPPPGTPVYAAPLPGTPGYAPPPPGTPGYGVPPPASAMRSRLAVGALAFAGTLFFVSAVGFIWKNVQHEPEYLGPDAGVAADVNTPMIVEEVPAAPPDAGVAVAPSAPPKAGSSAPLTPVQIFVTPEVMLYVDGRQVGRSPQTVPMTPGRHLISLVDATRGLRTARSIDVRATQEKVQFNMRVNLGSVLILAESGAKVFLDGQPLGVAPLAEYPVFEGEHHVRVINPNKSVQERDFVMPGSPPGERIVLNAKTSDGSEGVASEAGE; via the coding sequence ATGCAGGTTCGCTACCAGTTGCTCGGCCCCCTCTTTCCAGGCGAAGGCGCCAACCGGCCCCATCTCGCCCTTTCCCTCGAGGAGGGCAAGCCCCCTCGACCCGTGGTGTTGATCTGGGCGCCTCCCGAGGTCGCCCAGGACGCCGCGGCGTTGGCGCGACTGCGCAAGGAGACGGAGCGCGCCGTCGTCTTCGAACACCCCAACATCCTCCGGGTGCACGCCCTGGTGTCCATCGACGGGCGCGTGGCCCGGGTGACGGAGTACGCCGACGGCGAGCCCCTGCGCCACGTGCTGGAGGGCTGTCCGCGGCTGCCGCCCCTGTTCGCCGCGCTCATCGCCATGGAGGCGGCCACGGGGGTCCATTACGCCCACGTGGCGGGCAACGACGACGGCACGCCCTACGTCCATGGAGATCTGCGTCCGGAGACGCTGATGATCTCCGCCCAGGGCCAGGTGAAGGTGACGGGCTACGGCGCGCTCGGAGTGGCGCCGCGCGAGAAGGATGGCCGCCGGGTGCGCAACCGCCGCCTGTACAGCGCGCCCGAGCAGTTGCTCGGCGGCCGCGAGGCCTCGTCCATCCCCACCGACGTGTTCCTCCTGGGCCTGCTGCTGCACGAGTGCCTCTCGGGGCGCAAACCCTTCCAGGACTCGATCGATCGGGACAAGGCCATCCTCTCGCGGCCGCTGCCGCCGCTGCCGGAGGACGTGCCGCTCGCCTACAACGAGATCATCCGCCGCGCCACGGCCAAGCGCTCCAAGGAGCGCTACCCGACGGCCCTCGCCTTCCGCGAGGCCCTGGAGGCGCTCGTGGGCGAGCCGCCCTCGCCCACCGCGCTCGCCGAGTTCCTCATCCGGCAGATTCCCCACGACAACGAGACGCGGCGCTTCCGCAAGGCGTTGATCGAACGGGGCCTGGCCGAGCTGGCCCAGAACACCCCTCCCGCGCTTCCCGCGCCCGTGGCCGCCGGCCACGCGGCTCCGCCTCCGGGGGCTCCCGTCCACGCGGCCCCGCCTCCGGGGACGCCCGTGTACGCGGCCCCTCTGCCGGGCACTCCCGGCTACGCGCCGCCCCCGCCAGGGACTCCCGGGTATGGGGTGCCCCCCCCCGCGTCCGCCATGCGCTCGCGCCTCGCGGTGGGCGCGCTCGCCTTCGCGGGCACGCTCTTCTTCGTGAGCGCCGTGGGCTTCATCTGGAAGAACGTCCAGCACGAGCCCGAGTACCTGGGCCCCGACGCGGGCGTGGCCGCCGACGTCAACACCCCGATGATCGTCGAGGAGGTGCCGGCGGCGCCGCCCGACGCCGGCGTGGCGGTGGCCCCGAGCGCGCCGCCCAAGGCGGGCTCCTCCGCGCCCCTCACGCCCGTGCAGATCTTCGTCACGCCCGAGGTGATGCTCTACGTCGATGGCCGCCAGGTGGGCCGCTCGCCCCAGACGGTGCCCATGACGCCCGGCCGCCACCTCATCTCCCTGGTCGATGCGACCCGGGGCCTGCGCACCGCGCGCAGCATCGACGTGCGCGCCACCCAGGAGAAGGTCCAGTTCAACATGCGGGTGAACCTGGGCTCCGTGCTCATCCTCGCCGAGTCGGGGGCCAAGGTCTTCCTGGATGGCCAACCCCTGGGCGTGGCCCCCCTGGCCGAGTACCCCGTCTTCGAGGGCGAGCACCACGTGCGCGTCATCAACCCGAACAAGAGCGTCCAGGAGCGGGACTTCGTCATGCCGGGCTCCCCTCCCGGTGAGCGCATCGTGCTCAACGCGAAGACCTCCGACGGCAGCGAGGGCGTCGCGAGCGAAGCCGGGGAGTGA
- a CDS encoding acyltransferase domain-containing protein gives MRHEDDAEREASRLGPVFVFSGQGSQWVGMGRELLERSTVFEMVLSACDVQVRRHLGWSLLEAVTGREASLGDIEVSCPAIVAMELALAALWRSWGVEPAAVVGHSIGEVAAAHVAGVLSLEDAMRVICQQGRTMGRLRGRGAMAVVGLTWERAGEAPPGLEGRLWRVIHASPDWTVVAGEPLVLEQALAHWRRQGVVARWVDSEVAAHCPQVEPFGEELRERLEGLCPRTERLPLFSTVTGGDVAARRLGAEHWVRNLTEPVLFREATGALISRGHQVFLEISPHPLVKHWLESCLEYAGRAGTVLASMRRGREATQHMLETLRRLSGPRPRESRTGTRFRVVDSSVEDGC, from the coding sequence ATGCGTCACGAGGATGATGCGGAACGAGAGGCGAGTCGGCTCGGTCCGGTGTTCGTGTTTTCCGGGCAGGGGTCGCAGTGGGTGGGGATGGGGAGGGAGCTGCTGGAGCGCTCGACGGTTTTCGAGATGGTGCTGAGCGCGTGTGACGTGCAGGTGCGCCGGCACCTGGGGTGGTCGTTGCTGGAGGCGGTGACGGGGCGGGAGGCGTCGCTCGGGGACATCGAGGTGAGCTGTCCGGCCATCGTGGCGATGGAGCTGGCACTGGCGGCGCTGTGGCGCTCGTGGGGCGTGGAGCCGGCGGCGGTGGTGGGGCACAGCATCGGCGAGGTGGCGGCGGCGCACGTGGCCGGGGTGCTGTCGCTGGAGGACGCCATGCGCGTCATCTGCCAGCAGGGGCGCACCATGGGGCGGCTGCGGGGCCGGGGGGCGATGGCGGTGGTGGGGCTGACGTGGGAGCGGGCGGGAGAAGCGCCGCCCGGGCTGGAGGGGCGGCTGTGGCGTGTCATCCACGCGAGCCCCGACTGGACGGTGGTGGCGGGGGAGCCGCTCGTGCTGGAGCAGGCGCTGGCGCATTGGCGGCGGCAGGGCGTGGTGGCGCGCTGGGTGGACTCGGAGGTGGCGGCGCACTGTCCCCAGGTGGAGCCCTTCGGCGAGGAACTGCGCGAGCGGCTCGAGGGCCTGTGTCCCCGGACGGAGCGCCTGCCGCTGTTCTCCACGGTGACGGGGGGCGACGTGGCGGCGCGGCGGCTTGGCGCGGAGCACTGGGTGCGCAACCTCACCGAGCCGGTGTTGTTCCGCGAGGCCACGGGCGCGCTGATCTCGCGCGGGCACCAGGTGTTCCTGGAGATCAGCCCGCACCCGCTGGTGAAGCACTGGCTGGAGTCGTGCCTGGAGTACGCGGGGCGGGCCGGGACGGTGCTCGCGTCGATGCGGCGGGGACGCGAGGCCACCCAGCACATGCTGGAGACGTTGCGGCGCCTGTCCGGGCCCCGCCCGCGCGAGAGCCGGACGGGCACCCGGTTTCGCGTGGTGGACTCGTCCGTGGAGGACGGCTGCTAG
- a CDS encoding DoxX family protein produces MTATTTALLQGHMAHHSALPLRATLGSAMLYHGITKLQPEGLEQTSQVFEKLGIKPGRTWALLTGWTEVAAGVLSLLGIGTRVAAVSVLVTQAVAIAKVHGPNGFDIQQGGYEYNLSLMAAALGLLLGGPGGLSVHEAIQPRKRPRLARLPWRHAVSPRRELLTQLLA; encoded by the coding sequence ATGACGGCGACCACGACAGCACTGCTGCAAGGGCACATGGCCCACCACTCGGCACTTCCCCTGCGGGCCACGTTGGGCTCGGCGATGCTCTACCACGGCATCACCAAGCTCCAGCCCGAGGGCCTGGAGCAGACGTCGCAGGTCTTCGAGAAGCTGGGCATCAAGCCCGGCCGCACCTGGGCGCTCCTGACGGGGTGGACCGAGGTCGCCGCCGGGGTGCTGTCTCTCCTGGGCATCGGCACGCGCGTGGCGGCCGTGTCCGTGCTGGTGACGCAGGCGGTGGCCATCGCCAAGGTGCATGGCCCCAACGGCTTCGACATCCAGCAGGGCGGCTACGAGTACAACCTGTCCCTCATGGCCGCGGCGCTGGGCCTGCTGCTGGGGGGCCCCGGGGGCCTGTCCGTCCACGAGGCGATCCAGCCCCGGAAGCGTCCGCGTCTGGCCCGGCTGCCCTGGCGGCACGCGGTGTCGCCCCGGCGCGAGCTCCTGACGCAATTGCTCGCCTGA